The window GGTTCGCCCTGCTGCTGCGGTGGATTCCGTGGTGGCAGGCAGTCGTGCTCGCCGCGGGTGCGGTCGTCTTCAACCTGTTCGTGCTGCCGCGCGTCGCCGCGGCGCTGTATCGTCCCGGCGATCGCGAACGCGGGGTGCACGGGATCCTGCTGTATCCGCTGGCCATTCTGTTCCTGCTGCTCGCCTTTCCGGCCCGCCTCGACATCGTCGCCGCCGCGTGGGGCATCCTCGCGATCGGCGACGGGCTGGCGACGCTGGCGGGGCGCGCCATCGGCGGGCAGCGGTGGGCGTGGAACCGCGACAAGACGGTCGCCGGCAGCGCCGCGTTCGCCGCCGGCGGCGCCTGCGCCGGGATCTTTCTCGCCTGGTGGTGCCGGCCCGCGGTGTCGCCCGCGCCGCCGATGCTGTTCGTGCTCGCGGCGCCGCTCGTCGCGTCGGTCTGCGCAGCGCTCGTCGAGACCATTCCGGCGCGTCTGGACGACAACGTCTCCGTTGCGGCGTCCGCGGCGGCGGTGTTGTGGATCGTCTCGCTCGTCGACATCGAGAGTCTCCAGTATGCCGGCGCGCTCGCGGCGTCACGCCTGCCTGCTGCGCTGGCTCTCAACGCGCTGGTCGCGTGGGCGGGGCACCGCGCCAGGACGGTCACCCTCTCCGGCGCGCTGGTCGGCGCGTCGATTGGCGTGACCATTTATTGCGGCACGGGTTGGCAGGGGTGGGCGCTTCTGCTCGTGACGTTCGTCGCGGCATCGCTCGCCTCGCGCGTCGGCCTGACGCGAAAGACGCTCCTCGGCATTGCCGAAGAACGCGGCGGACGGCGCGGCGCCGGCAATGCGATCGCCAACACCGGGGCCGCTGCGCTGGCCTCCGTCGTCGTGCTCACGTCGGCCGATACCGCCGTCCCGGCGCTGGCGTTTGCGGCGGCGCTGGCCGCCGGAGGAAGCGATACGATGGCCAGCGAGATCGGCAAGGCGTGGGGACGGCGGACGTGGTCGATCACCTCGCTGGCGCGCGTGCCGCCCGGCACCTCCGGGGCGATGTCGCTCGAAGGCACGCTCGCGGGGATCGCCGGTGCGGCCGGACTGGGACTGGCGGCGATTGCGCTCGGACTGATTCCGCGCTCCGCGCTGTGGATCGTCGTCGCCGCGTCGACGGCGGGCGCGCTGCTCGAAAGCTGGCTCGGCGCGACGCTCGAGGGCCCGGGAATCCTGAACAACGACATGCTGAACTTCATCAACACCGCCGCGGCCGCGCTGCTCGCCGTGGCGCTCGCCGCGTGGCTGGGATGAAGAAGCTCGGGATCTTCCTCGAATTCTCCCGTCCGTTCACGCTGCTGGCGCCCGCGCTGGGCTTCGCGTCCGGCGCGGCGACCGCGTACGGCGCGCATCCGCGCGAGCCGTGGAGCGCGGACCTGATCGTCTACCCGCTGATCGGGCTGACCATGGCGGCGGTGTTGAACGGCGCGTCCAACGCGCTGAACCAGATCTACGATCTCGACATCGATCGCATCAACAAGCCGAAGCGTCCGCTGCCCGAAGGGCGGCTGACGATCCGCGAGGCGTGGCAGTTCACGTGGGTCATGTACGCGCTCGCGCTCGTGCTCGCGTGGCTGGTCGCGCCCGCCGGCCGCCGCGAGTGCTTCTGGATCGTGTTGGTCGCGACCATCATCACCTTCCTCTATTCGGTGCCCCCGGCGCGGACGAAGCGGCTCGGCATCTGGGCCAACGTGACGATCGCGATCCCGCGCGGCGTCCTGCTGAAGGTGGCGGGATGGTCGGCGGTGAAGACGGTCATCGCGGCCGAGCCGTGGTACATCGGCGCGATCTTCGGACTGTTCCTGCTCGGCGCGTCGACGACGAAGGACTTTGCCGACATGGAGGGGGACGCGCGCGGCGGCTGCCGCACGCTGCCGATCATCTACGGCGTCCGGCGCGCGGCGTGGATGATCTCGCCGTCGTTCGTCGTGCCGTTCGTGATGATCGCGATCGGCGCGTGGACGGGGGTGCTGACGGGCAACTTCGTGCTGCTGCAGCTGCTCGCGTTCGTGATGACGGCCTACGGGGTGTACGTCTGCTACCTGATGCTGCGGCGGCCGGAGGAGTTGGCGGTCGAAGAGAACCACGTCTCGTGGGCGCACATGTACCGCATGATGTTCGTCGCCCAAATCGGCTTCGCGCTCGCCTACCTGCTCTGAAAACGGGGACAGTCCCCTTTTTGCCCCCTCGATCGGGAGAAAACCTCAGTGTTTTGCGAAAAAGGCGGCTTTCGAGGTGTCACACGCAGCCGCCGCTATTCGGTGCCCGAATCGTCGATAACCCCAACGTTTACGCGCAAGAAACGGGCGCGCAGCAGCGAAAAAGGGGACAGTCACCTTTTCGGACGCGGCGTTTCGGGTATCATGGGCGAAAATAAGGCGAATCGCCATGAGCCCGCTCTTCGAACTCGGCCGTAAACCGCCCACTACCAAGATGATCGCGCTGCAGGTGCGCGAGCGCGGCGCGGCATCGCTCGACGAGGCGCAGCGGCGCGCCGACGCGGCGCGCTACCAGGAAGTCACCTGCCGGTCGGCGTTGAACCCGGTCAAGGGGATGCCCTTCGCGTGGACGCTGAACCCGTATCGCGGGTGCACGCACGGCTGCCATTACTGCTTCGCGCGGCGCTACCAGACGCAGTTCGAGCTCGGGCCCGGCGACGAGTTCTCGTCGCTGATCTTCGTCAAGGTCAACTTTCCTGATGTCCTCCGGCGCGAGCTGGACAAGCCGACGTGGACCCGCGAGCAGGTCGCGCTCGGCACTGCTACCGATCCGTACCAGCCGATCGAAGGGCATTACAAGCTGACCCGGCGCACGATCGAGGCACTGATTGCCGCCCGCACGCCGGTCGGCATCGTCACCAAGGGCCCCATGATCGTGCGCGACGCGGACCTGCTCGCAGAACTGTCACGCGTCGCGAAGTGCACCGTCTGCATGAGCGTTCCCACGGTGGACGAGGACGCATGGCGCGCCCTGGAGCCCGGTACCGCGCATCCGATGCAGCGGCTCAGGGCGGTCCGCGCGCTGCGAGACGCCGGGGTGAACGCCGGCGTGCTGATGGCCCCCGTCGTTCCCGGGTTCACCACCAACAGCGCGAAGCTCGACGCTACGGTCAAGGCATGCGCGGACCACAACGCCGCCTTCGTCGGCGCGAACGTGCTCTATCTGAAGGGAGGCACGAAGGACCACTTCATGGGATTCCTGCGGCACTCGTTTCCCGAGATGGTGGCGGGCTACGAGCGCCTCTACCCGGGCGCGTACGCTCCTGCCGAGTACGTCGAATCGGTGCGGGCGTTGATCGAGATGATCCAGCAGCGGCACGACGTGAATCGGCGCGACCGCCGCGTCGAGACGCGGGCGTCAGCGTCCGGTCAACCGCCGGCCGATCCACAGCCGTCGCCGAACGCCCAGGCCACGCTCTTCTAGCGGAGCGGGGAGCCGGCGACCGGCAGCGGCAGCCGCTAGGCGGTGGCGGCGAGCGCCGGATACCCGCCGCGCGCCTCCGACACCTGCACCACCAGCTCGCCGTCCACCACGTCGGCGCTGAACGACGTGCCCTCGGCCCAGCGCTGGCTGATCGGCAGCTTCACCTTGGCTTCGATCACGCGCTTCAGGAAGCGCGCGCCGTAGGCCAGGCTGTAGCCGTCGGTGACGAGCTTTTCGAGCGCCTCGGGCGTCACCGTCAGCGAGCGTCCGCTCCGTTCCAGCGTCTGCTCGATCTGGTCGATCTGCATCAGCGCGATCTGCCGCACTTCGTCCTTGCTGAGCGGGGAGAACATCACCACTTCGTCGATGCGGTTGCGGAACTCCGGCGAGAAGCGCCGCTCCAGCTCGCGGTTGATCTCACCCTGGATCTGCTCGACCCCCACCTGCTTCGAGTAGAAGCCGAACGGATTGGTCAGCTTGCGGAAGTGCTCGCAGCCGATGTTCGAGGTCATGATCACGATCGCGTCGCTGAGGTAGACGCGCTTGCCGCGGCCGTCCGTCACCCATCCCTCGTCGAACGCCTGGAGGAACAGGTTCAGCATGCTCGGGCTCGCCTTCTCGACCTCGTCGAGCAGCACCACGCAGTACGGCGAGTCCTTCAACTGGTTCGTCAGCACGCCGCCGCGCTCCGATCCGACGATGCCGCGCGGCATGCCGATCAGCTTGTCGACGGCGACCGCCCCATCCTGGTACTCGGACATGTCGACGCGGATCATCTTCTTGGCGTCGCCGAACAGGAACTGCGCCACCGACTTCGCCAGTTCCGTCTTGCCGACGCCGGTCGGCCCGAGGAACAGCAGCACGCCGTCGGGCCGGTCGAAGCCGTCCTTGAGCGGTCCCTTGTTCAACACCAGGCGCCGCGCGACCGCGTCGATGGCGTTGCGCTGCCCGACGACGCGCTCGCCGAGGCGCGCTTCAACCCCCTTGAACCGGCTGGTCACGTCGCGGAACACCATGTCTTCCGGGATCTGCGCCACCTGCGAGATCACCTGCACGACATCCTGGCCGTCGACCTCCCAGCGCCGGTCGATCTCCGCCTTGACCGCGGCGGTGTCGAGCCAGCCGATCACCTTGTCGGGGAGCTGCAGGTGCCGCATGTAGCGCGGCGACATCTCGAGCGCCGTTTCGATCGCTTCGTCCTTGATGCGCACCGAGTAGTTGCGCTCGAGCCGCGGCCGCAGGTTGTAGAGGATGGTCCGGGTCTGATCGATCGTCGGCTCCGCGACCATGACGGTGCGGAAGCGGCGGGCCAGCGCCTCGTCCTCCTGGATGAACTCCTTGTACTCGCTCAAGGTCGTGGCGCCGATGATCCGCACTTCGCCGCGGGCGAGCACCGACTTGAACACGTTGGCCGCGTCGGACGGCGCGCCCAGCGCCGAGCCGGCGCCGATCATCGTGTGCACTTCGTCGATGAACAGGATCAGGTTGGGCCGCTCCTTGATCTCGCGGATGACGTTCTGGATGCGGTCCTCGAACATGCCGCGCAGCATGGTGCCGGCGACCATCGTGTTCATCTGCAGGTTGACGATCTGGCAGTCGCGGATCCGCACCGGCACGGTGTCGGGGGCGAACTCGATCCGCCGCGCCAGCCCCTCGGCAATCGCCGTCTTGCCGACGCCCGGCTCGCCCAGCAGCAGCACCGAGTTGGCGCGCTCGCGGTGGCACAGGATCTCGAGCACGCGATCCATCTCGGCGTCGCGCCCGAAGACCGGCGGAATCTTGTCCTGGCGCGCGAGCTGGTTGAGGTTGGTGGCAAAGTGCTTCAGGAACGGCGGCAGCTCGAACCGCTTCTTCAGGCGTTCCTCGCGCAGCTCGTGATCGCGCATGCGCGTCGCGAGCCGCGACACCAGCGCTTCCGGCTCGATGCCGTGGCGGCGGATGATCGACACGGGGATGCCCTGCGTCTCCTCGAAGATCGCCGAGAACAAATCGGTCGCCTCGACGGTGTGGCGTCCGGAACGGCTGGCGTGCAGCAGCG is drawn from Vicinamibacterales bacterium and contains these coding sequences:
- a CDS encoding radical SAM protein; its protein translation is MSPLFELGRKPPTTKMIALQVRERGAASLDEAQRRADAARYQEVTCRSALNPVKGMPFAWTLNPYRGCTHGCHYCFARRYQTQFELGPGDEFSSLIFVKVNFPDVLRRELDKPTWTREQVALGTATDPYQPIEGHYKLTRRTIEALIAARTPVGIVTKGPMIVRDADLLAELSRVAKCTVCMSVPTVDEDAWRALEPGTAHPMQRLRAVRALRDAGVNAGVLMAPVVPGFTTNSAKLDATVKACADHNAAFVGANVLYLKGGTKDHFMGFLRHSFPEMVAGYERLYPGAYAPAEYVESVRALIEMIQQRHDVNRRDRRVETRASASGQPPADPQPSPNAQATLF
- a CDS encoding UbiA family prenyltransferase, coding for MKKLGIFLEFSRPFTLLAPALGFASGAATAYGAHPREPWSADLIVYPLIGLTMAAVLNGASNALNQIYDLDIDRINKPKRPLPEGRLTIREAWQFTWVMYALALVLAWLVAPAGRRECFWIVLVATIITFLYSVPPARTKRLGIWANVTIAIPRGVLLKVAGWSAVKTVIAAEPWYIGAIFGLFLLGASTTKDFADMEGDARGGCRTLPIIYGVRRAAWMISPSFVVPFVMIAIGAWTGVLTGNFVLLQLLAFVMTAYGVYVCYLMLRRPEELAVEENHVSWAHMYRMMFVAQIGFALAYLL
- a CDS encoding ATP-dependent Clp protease ATP-binding subunit; this translates as MEDFDIPQNKLAESAERVVDRALDEARRREHALLTNEHVCLAFAQVEWDMFGQVMRDLNLNPHEILQALEEHLRLLPSVPGRELRVAPSTKLLFKLALLHASRSGRHTVEATDLFSAIFEETQGIPVSIIRRHGIEPEALVSRLATRMRDHELREERLKKRFELPPFLKHFATNLNQLARQDKIPPVFGRDAEMDRVLEILCHRERANSVLLLGEPGVGKTAIAEGLARRIEFAPDTVPVRIRDCQIVNLQMNTMVAGTMLRGMFEDRIQNVIREIKERPNLILFIDEVHTMIGAGSALGAPSDAANVFKSVLARGEVRIIGATTLSEYKEFIQEDEALARRFRTVMVAEPTIDQTRTILYNLRPRLERNYSVRIKDEAIETALEMSPRYMRHLQLPDKVIGWLDTAAVKAEIDRRWEVDGQDVVQVISQVAQIPEDMVFRDVTSRFKGVEARLGERVVGQRNAIDAVARRLVLNKGPLKDGFDRPDGVLLFLGPTGVGKTELAKSVAQFLFGDAKKMIRVDMSEYQDGAVAVDKLIGMPRGIVGSERGGVLTNQLKDSPYCVVLLDEVEKASPSMLNLFLQAFDEGWVTDGRGKRVYLSDAIVIMTSNIGCEHFRKLTNPFGFYSKQVGVEQIQGEINRELERRFSPEFRNRIDEVVMFSPLSKDEVRQIALMQIDQIEQTLERSGRSLTVTPEALEKLVTDGYSLAYGARFLKRVIEAKVKLPISQRWAEGTSFSADVVDGELVVQVSEARGGYPALAATA
- a CDS encoding DUF92 domain-containing protein, which translates into the protein MSPGLSRRQAAAAKADHSETTRQFVHMAMGGFALLLRWIPWWQAVVLAAGAVVFNLFVLPRVAAALYRPGDRERGVHGILLYPLAILFLLLAFPARLDIVAAAWGILAIGDGLATLAGRAIGGQRWAWNRDKTVAGSAAFAAGGACAGIFLAWWCRPAVSPAPPMLFVLAAPLVASVCAALVETIPARLDDNVSVAASAAAVLWIVSLVDIESLQYAGALAASRLPAALALNALVAWAGHRARTVTLSGALVGASIGVTIYCGTGWQGWALLLVTFVAASLASRVGLTRKTLLGIAEERGGRRGAGNAIANTGAAALASVVVLTSADTAVPALAFAAALAAGGSDTMASEIGKAWGRRTWSITSLARVPPGTSGAMSLEGTLAGIAGAAGLGLAAIALGLIPRSALWIVVAASTAGALLESWLGATLEGPGILNNDMLNFINTAAAALLAVALAAWLG